One part of the Dyadobacter sp. 676 genome encodes these proteins:
- a CDS encoding DUF4834 family protein: MKLVFNILFIFLLLIAFVPFFRRFLFHLLVGRQLIKQQERAYRAQQQQERARTKPGGIRVDSTPPNGNESSRFKGGEYVDYEEVK; the protein is encoded by the coding sequence ATGAAACTGGTATTTAATATATTATTCATATTCCTGCTCCTGATCGCATTCGTGCCGTTTTTCCGGCGCTTCCTTTTCCACTTATTGGTAGGCAGGCAATTGATCAAGCAACAGGAGAGAGCATACCGCGCGCAGCAGCAACAGGAGCGGGCCCGTACGAAGCCGGGCGGCATCCGGGTGGATAGCACACCGCCTAACGGCAACGAATCGTCCAGGTTCAAAGGCGGAGAGTATGTCGATTATGAGGAAGTGAAATAG
- the carB gene encoding carbamoyl-phosphate synthase large subunit: MPKNTNINSVLIIGSGPIVIGQACEFDYSGSQAARSLREEGIEVVLINSNPATIMTDPISADHVYLLPLEKKYIVEILEKHKAMGRPIDAVLPTMGGQTALNLAIDCDKAGIWKKYDVDIIGVDIKAIETTEDREKFRLKMLELGVNVCQGRTARSFLEGKEIAQEIGFPLVIRPSFTLGGTGGGFVEKEEDFDKALNNGLHASPVHEVLVEQSVMGWKEYELELLRDSKGNFIIICSIENFDPMGVHTGDSITVAPAMTLPDTLYQQMRDLAIKMMDGIGKFAGGCNVQFSVNPADDKIIAIEINPRVSRSSALASKATGYPIAKIAAKMAIGYNLDELINPITGSTSAFFEPSIDYVIVKVPRWNFDKFKGADRSLGLQMKSVGEAMGIGRNFQEALQKACQSLEIRRNGLGADGRELRDQEAIKHSLAHPSWDRLFHIYDAFKIGLSFKTIQNLTKIDAWFLRQIEELIELEHEIEKYDLEDLPKELLLTAKQKGYADRQIAHLLGTKESKVYDRRKALGIKRVYKCVDTCAAEFEAKTPYYYSTFNTSQEFPDNESVVSDRKKVMVLGSGPNRIGQGIEFDYSCVHGVLAAKEAGYETIMVNCNPETVSTDPDISDKLYFEPVFWEHVFDIIEHEKPEGVIVQLGGQTALKMAEKLDKYGVKIIGTSYHSLDWAEDRGRFSSLLEELGIPYPKFGTVRSSDAAVELSRMLGFPLLVRPSYVLGGQSMKIVINEKELEQHVVKILHDIPDNNILLDHFLEGALEAEADAICDGEDAYIIGIMEHIEPAGIHSGDSHAALPPFDLTEDEIRQIEAHTRKIALAMNVKGLINVQFAVKNGVVYVIEANPRASRTVPFICKAYKEPYVNFATKLMLGDKKVKDFNFKPEKNGWAIKIPVFSFNKFPNVNKELGPEMKSTGEAIYFIKDLEDEFFQKIYGERNLYLSR, translated from the coding sequence GTGCCCAAAAATACGAATATCAATTCCGTTCTGATTATCGGTTCAGGTCCCATCGTTATCGGTCAGGCGTGCGAGTTTGACTATTCTGGCTCTCAGGCGGCCCGCTCGTTACGCGAAGAGGGGATTGAGGTAGTTCTGATCAACTCCAATCCTGCAACAATCATGACTGACCCTATCAGTGCAGATCATGTATATCTGTTGCCACTGGAAAAGAAGTATATTGTTGAAATCCTTGAAAAACACAAGGCGATGGGCAGGCCCATCGACGCCGTACTTCCTACCATGGGAGGCCAGACGGCGCTGAACCTGGCAATCGATTGTGACAAGGCAGGAATCTGGAAAAAGTACGACGTGGACATTATCGGGGTGGATATCAAGGCGATTGAAACCACCGAGGACCGGGAGAAATTCCGTCTGAAAATGCTCGAATTGGGCGTAAACGTGTGCCAGGGCCGCACTGCCCGCTCTTTCCTCGAAGGAAAAGAGATCGCCCAGGAAATCGGCTTCCCACTGGTAATTCGCCCTTCATTTACCCTTGGAGGTACGGGAGGCGGATTTGTGGAGAAAGAAGAAGACTTCGACAAAGCGCTTAATAACGGCCTGCACGCGTCGCCCGTACACGAGGTACTGGTAGAGCAAAGTGTGATGGGCTGGAAAGAATACGAACTCGAATTGCTCCGCGACAGCAAGGGTAATTTCATTATAATCTGCTCGATCGAGAACTTCGACCCGATGGGCGTGCATACCGGCGACAGTATCACGGTCGCACCAGCGATGACGCTTCCCGATACGCTGTACCAGCAGATGCGCGACCTGGCCATCAAAATGATGGACGGGATCGGTAAATTCGCAGGTGGGTGTAACGTACAATTTTCGGTGAACCCCGCCGACGACAAGATCATCGCGATCGAGATTAATCCGCGGGTATCGCGTTCGTCGGCGCTGGCTTCGAAAGCGACCGGTTATCCTATCGCGAAAATCGCCGCGAAAATGGCGATCGGTTATAATCTCGACGAGCTCATTAACCCGATTACCGGCAGCACTTCCGCATTCTTCGAACCTTCGATCGACTATGTGATCGTGAAAGTCCCACGCTGGAACTTCGATAAATTCAAAGGCGCCGACCGCTCACTGGGCCTTCAAATGAAGTCGGTGGGTGAAGCGATGGGTATCGGACGGAACTTTCAGGAAGCATTGCAAAAAGCATGTCAGTCGCTGGAAATCCGCCGGAACGGCCTCGGAGCCGACGGCCGCGAGCTGCGCGACCAGGAGGCGATCAAGCACAGCCTGGCACATCCCAGCTGGGACCGTTTGTTCCACATTTACGACGCATTCAAGATCGGGCTTTCGTTTAAAACGATCCAGAATCTGACTAAAATCGACGCCTGGTTCCTACGTCAGATCGAAGAGCTGATCGAGCTGGAACACGAAATCGAGAAATACGATCTGGAAGACCTGCCGAAAGAATTGCTTTTGACCGCGAAACAAAAAGGTTACGCCGATCGCCAGATCGCGCATCTGCTCGGCACGAAAGAAAGCAAGGTTTACGACCGCCGGAAGGCATTGGGTATCAAGCGTGTTTATAAATGCGTTGACACCTGCGCGGCCGAGTTCGAAGCGAAAACCCCTTATTACTACTCAACTTTCAATACTTCGCAGGAATTCCCTGATAACGAGTCGGTTGTAAGCGACCGCAAGAAAGTAATGGTACTTGGCTCGGGCCCTAACCGCATCGGTCAGGGTATCGAGTTCGACTATTCCTGCGTACACGGTGTATTGGCTGCCAAAGAGGCGGGTTATGAAACGATCATGGTGAACTGTAACCCTGAAACGGTTTCTACCGACCCGGATATTTCCGATAAACTATACTTCGAGCCGGTGTTCTGGGAGCATGTGTTCGATATTATCGAACACGAAAAGCCGGAAGGCGTAATCGTACAACTGGGTGGCCAGACTGCCCTGAAAATGGCCGAGAAGCTGGACAAATACGGTGTAAAAATCATCGGTACCAGCTACCATTCGCTCGACTGGGCCGAAGACCGCGGACGTTTTTCATCGTTACTCGAAGAGCTCGGCATTCCTTATCCAAAATTCGGGACTGTAAGAAGCTCGGATGCAGCCGTGGAACTTTCCCGGATGTTGGGCTTCCCGCTGCTGGTCCGCCCGAGCTACGTTTTGGGTGGTCAAAGCATGAAGATCGTCATCAACGAGAAGGAACTCGAACAGCATGTGGTGAAAATCCTGCACGATATTCCCGATAACAATATCCTCCTCGACCATTTCCTGGAAGGTGCCCTGGAAGCGGAAGCAGACGCGATCTGCGATGGTGAAGACGCTTACATCATCGGCATAATGGAGCACATCGAACCTGCGGGCATCCACTCAGGCGACTCGCACGCCGCATTGCCGCCATTCGACCTGACCGAGGACGAAATCCGCCAGATCGAAGCACATACACGTAAAATAGCACTGGCGATGAATGTGAAAGGGTTGATTAACGTACAATTCGCCGTGAAAAACGGCGTCGTGTATGTGATCGAAGCTAACCCTCGCGCTTCGCGTACCGTGCCATTCATTTGCAAGGCCTACAAGGAACCTTACGTGAACTTCGCTACCAAATTGATGCTCGGCGACAAGAAGGTGAAAGATTTCAATTTCAAACCTGAGAAAAACGGCTGGGCGATCAAGATTCCTGTATTTTCATTCAACAAATTCCCAAATGTGAACAAGGAACTCGGCCCCGAAATGAAATCGACCGGCGAAGCGATTTACTTTATCAAGGACCTGGAAGATGAGTTCTTCCAGAAAATTTACGGCGAAAGGAATCTTTACCTGAGCCGCTAA
- a CDS encoding NADH-quinone oxidoreductase subunit C: MTFQEIADIITNRFPEYTFGADTKNPQPILIVPTEGIAAVCRFLHEDERLYFDYLACITAIDNGAAADTMELIYNITSIPYGLNITLKTVFPRNTAGNALPSVPTVSHIWRTADWHEREAYDLMGILFENHPDLRRILLPEDWEGHPLRKDYDAQERYHGIYVRYGDGKTLEPGNDPDRV, translated from the coding sequence ATGACTTTTCAGGAAATCGCCGATATTATCACCAATCGGTTCCCCGAATACACCTTTGGGGCGGATACGAAAAATCCCCAGCCGATATTGATCGTGCCAACGGAGGGCATTGCGGCTGTCTGCCGGTTTTTGCACGAAGATGAAAGGTTGTATTTCGATTACCTCGCCTGCATTACGGCCATCGACAACGGTGCCGCTGCCGACACCATGGAGCTGATCTATAACATCACATCCATTCCCTACGGCCTCAACATTACGCTTAAAACCGTCTTTCCACGAAATACCGCTGGAAATGCATTGCCATCGGTGCCGACCGTCAGTCATATCTGGCGCACCGCCGACTGGCACGAGCGGGAGGCTTACGACCTGATGGGCATTCTTTTTGAAAACCATCCGGATCTGCGGCGCATTCTGCTCCCCGAGGACTGGGAAGGCCACCCGCTCCGCAAGGATTATGACGCCCAGGAAAGGTACCATGGCATTTACGTCCGTTACGGGGACGGCAAGACGCTCGAACCGGGAAATGATCCCGACAGGGTGTAA
- the nuoB gene encoding NADH-quinone oxidoreductase subunit NuoB, which translates to MSERIKTGDGGIILTNAEDLLNWARLSSLWPMGFGLACCAIEMMATYAANYDLERFGIMPRPSPRQSDVMIVAGTVTFRMADRIRRLYEQMPEPRYVISMGSCSNCGGPYWEHGYHVVKGVDRIIPVDVYVPGCPPRPEALIGGFMKLQEKIRGKQEAVPELFLEMEAADRKTVLS; encoded by the coding sequence ATGAGTGAACGAATCAAAACCGGTGACGGCGGCATTATACTGACCAATGCCGAGGACCTGCTGAACTGGGCCAGGTTATCGTCATTATGGCCCATGGGTTTCGGTTTGGCCTGCTGCGCGATCGAGATGATGGCCACCTACGCGGCCAACTACGACCTGGAACGTTTCGGGATCATGCCCCGGCCTTCGCCGAGGCAGTCGGACGTGATGATCGTGGCGGGGACCGTGACCTTTAGAATGGCCGACCGTATCCGCCGGCTTTACGAGCAAATGCCCGAGCCGCGGTACGTCATTTCGATGGGAAGCTGTTCCAACTGCGGAGGGCCTTACTGGGAGCACGGTTACCACGTGGTGAAAGGCGTCGACCGCATCATACCTGTTGATGTATATGTACCCGGATGCCCGCCCCGGCCAGAAGCCCTCATTGGTGGCTTCATGAAATTGCAGGAAAAAATCCGCGGCAAACAGGAGGCGGTACCCGAATTGTTCCTTGAAATGGAAGCCGCGGATCGGAAAACCGTTTTATCTTAA
- a CDS encoding helix-turn-helix transcriptional regulator, whose product MSATQMASSLEISEEQYHNLETGVEAPTVNTLRRLAEILNSTVPDLLSDQPVRELVQAKPPGHFSAESLSDTDKDTYIKILENQLRALLAEKKGA is encoded by the coding sequence TTGTCGGCAACCCAGATGGCGTCGTCGCTCGAAATCAGCGAAGAGCAATACCACAATCTCGAAACCGGGGTCGAGGCGCCGACGGTCAATACCCTCAGGCGGCTCGCCGAAATCCTGAACAGCACGGTCCCCGACCTCCTGTCCGACCAGCCCGTTCGGGAACTCGTGCAGGCAAAGCCTCCCGGCCATTTTTCTGCGGAGTCGTTGAGTGACACCGACAAGGACACCTATATCAAAATCCTTGAAAACCAGTTGCGCGCGCTGCTTGCGGAGAAGAAAGGAGCATAG
- a CDS encoding NADH-quinone oxidoreductase subunit A, with amino-acid sequence MLSDFGYILLFIIAGLVLLGVVLTVAKLLRPHNPNEEKLSTYESGEEPLGNANIQFNVRFYVVALIFVLFEVELLFLFPWSVVFGNEELIEQTDGQWGWFAMGEMTVFIGILIFGLAYAWAKGYLDWVLPKPRIPEVKSPVPADLYAKVNERYKK; translated from the coding sequence ATGCTTTCCGACTTCGGTTATATATTACTCTTCATCATCGCCGGCCTGGTCCTGCTCGGTGTCGTTCTAACCGTCGCGAAACTGCTACGCCCGCACAATCCCAATGAAGAGAAGCTGAGCACCTACGAATCCGGCGAAGAACCACTCGGCAATGCGAATATCCAATTCAACGTGCGGTTTTATGTGGTTGCCCTGATATTCGTGCTATTCGAAGTAGAATTGCTTTTTCTTTTCCCGTGGTCGGTTGTTTTCGGGAACGAAGAGTTGATCGAACAAACCGACGGCCAGTGGGGCTGGTTCGCTATGGGGGAAATGACCGTTTTTATCGGCATCCTCATTTTTGGCCTTGCCTACGCCTGGGCGAAAGGCTATCTCGACTGGGTACTTCCCAAACCCCGGATTCCTGAGGTAAAATCCCCTGTCCCCGCCGACCTATACGCCAAGGTGAATGAGCGTTATAAGAAGTAA
- a CDS encoding sulfite exporter TauE/SafE family protein, whose amino-acid sequence MLAKVLSLKLPSSPTWYIVPAAAILLLLGLLATNGVISVDTEAITGFLTGEFALYVLVGLAAQLVDGALGMAYGVTSNSFLLSLGVTPAVSSASVHFAEMFTTGASAISHFRFKNINKKLFKGLLIPGVLGSITGAYLLSDIIDGNFIKPFIAFYMLVLGLIIIRKALQKTFVKNKTRRISILAAAGGFLDSIGGGGWGPIVTSTLLGQGRDPRYTIGSVNAAEFAVAFASGITFMLFTGVDSWKVVLGLIVGGLMAAPFGAMMVGRIKRKPLMLLVGTLVIGLSVRTILLSIL is encoded by the coding sequence ATGCTCGCCAAAGTGCTCTCGCTCAAACTGCCCTCATCACCGACCTGGTACATTGTTCCGGCTGCCGCCATTCTCCTCCTGCTCGGGCTGCTTGCCACAAATGGCGTTATTAGTGTAGACACAGAAGCGATAACCGGCTTCCTGACAGGCGAATTTGCCTTGTACGTATTGGTAGGACTGGCTGCGCAGCTGGTGGACGGTGCCCTGGGAATGGCCTACGGTGTTACCTCCAACTCGTTTTTGCTGAGCCTTGGGGTTACACCCGCCGTGAGCAGCGCCAGCGTTCATTTTGCAGAGATGTTTACAACCGGCGCCTCGGCGATCTCGCATTTCCGTTTCAAGAATATTAATAAAAAGCTGTTCAAAGGCCTGCTGATACCCGGCGTGCTGGGTTCCATTACCGGCGCATACCTGCTTTCCGACATCATCGACGGCAACTTTATCAAGCCGTTCATCGCATTTTATATGCTTGTGCTGGGTCTGATCATCATTCGTAAAGCATTACAAAAAACCTTCGTCAAGAACAAAACCAGGCGCATCAGCATACTGGCAGCGGCCGGCGGCTTCCTCGATTCGATCGGCGGAGGTGGCTGGGGGCCCATCGTTACTTCCACCCTGCTCGGACAGGGCCGCGACCCGCGCTACACCATCGGGTCGGTAAACGCCGCAGAATTTGCGGTGGCATTCGCCAGTGGCATCACGTTTATGCTTTTTACCGGTGTCGACAGCTGGAAAGTTGTGTTGGGACTGATTGTCGGCGGCTTAATGGCGGCACCTTTCGGCGCTATGATGGTGGGCAGAATCAAGCGGAAGCCCCTGATGCTCCTCGTGGGTACACTGGTGATCGGACTGAGCGTCCGTACCATTCTGCTCAGCATTTTATAG
- a CDS encoding ATP-binding protein: MNFPRHIFSQITDKTASNKVLIVYGARRVGKTHLMRTVEKQFTGKTLFLNAEDLDTVTLLSDRRVAAFRRWVADIELLIIDEAQVVPEIGKSLKLLIDSFPKLTILASGSSAFELSNKTGEPLVGRQIRFQLFPIAQMELSKEENYLVTRQQLETRLIYGSYPEVLKNETAEAKSDYLKELVSAYLLKDILMFEQVRYSHKMLQLLQLVAYQVGQEVSYDELSKTLQIDRNTVERYLDLFAKVFIITRIGGYSKNLRKEVTKSSKWYFLDNGIRNALINNFLPMNQRTDTGALWENYLVAERLKYNSYTRKIPLTHFWRTYDQQELDWLEIADDQLSAYEFKWKDTKVKFPKAFVEAYPDAAKHWINQENFIDFVTGEI, translated from the coding sequence ATGAACTTTCCCAGACATATTTTTTCACAGATAACTGATAAAACAGCTTCGAACAAGGTACTGATTGTCTATGGTGCCCGCCGCGTGGGAAAAACGCATTTGATGAGGACTGTGGAAAAACAATTCACCGGGAAAACGTTATTTCTCAATGCCGAGGACCTCGACACGGTTACGTTGCTGTCGGACAGGCGTGTGGCAGCGTTCCGTCGTTGGGTGGCTGACATTGAACTCCTTATCATCGATGAAGCACAGGTTGTACCTGAAATAGGCAAATCCCTTAAACTGCTTATAGATTCGTTTCCGAAACTGACCATCCTGGCCAGCGGCTCGTCGGCATTTGAGTTATCCAATAAAACCGGCGAGCCATTGGTAGGGCGACAGATTCGTTTCCAGCTTTTCCCGATCGCCCAAATGGAGCTATCGAAAGAGGAAAATTACCTCGTGACCAGGCAGCAACTGGAAACACGACTGATTTACGGCAGCTATCCGGAGGTTTTAAAAAACGAAACTGCCGAAGCTAAAAGCGATTATCTGAAAGAACTGGTCAGTGCTTATTTGCTGAAAGACATCCTGATGTTCGAGCAGGTTCGTTACTCGCATAAAATGTTGCAACTGCTGCAATTGGTTGCTTACCAGGTCGGGCAGGAAGTTTCTTATGACGAGCTATCCAAAACACTGCAAATCGACCGCAATACCGTTGAACGGTACCTGGATTTGTTCGCGAAAGTGTTCATTATCACGCGTATCGGCGGGTATAGTAAAAATCTTCGCAAGGAAGTGACCAAATCATCGAAATGGTATTTTCTCGACAACGGCATCCGAAACGCCCTGATTAACAATTTCCTTCCCATGAACCAGCGCACGGACACCGGCGCATTGTGGGAAAACTACCTTGTCGCGGAGAGACTAAAATACAATTCTTACACCCGGAAAATACCCCTTACACACTTCTGGCGTACCTACGACCAACAGGAGCTCGACTGGCTGGAAATAGCCGACGATCAATTGAGCGCCTATGAATTCAAATGGAAAGACACAAAAGTAAAATTTCCGAAAGCATTTGTCGAAGCTTATCCCGATGCCGCCAAACACTGGATTAACCAGGAAAATTTCATCGACTTTGTTACAGGTGAAATATAG